One part of the Arabidopsis thaliana chromosome 1 sequence genome encodes these proteins:
- a CDS encoding uncharacterized protein (unknown protein; LOCATED IN: mitochondrion; Has 30201 Blast hits to 17322 proteins in 780 species: Archae - 12; Bacteria - 1396; Metazoa - 17338; Fungi - 3422; Plants - 5037; Viruses - 0; Other Eukaryotes - 2996 (source: NCBI BLink).) has protein sequence MVLLQMKQRDGYRFRYARENGTVVTVPSIETGLVRSFIGFCFEFFYL, from the coding sequence atggtGTTGTTGcaaatgaaacagagagacGGTTACCGTTTCCGTTATGCCCGAGAAAACGGGACTGTTGTCACTGTTCCATCAATCGAGACGGGGCTGGTCCGTTCGTTcattgggttttgttttgagtttttttatttgtag
- a CDS encoding RNA-processing, Lsm domain-containing protein (RNA-processing, Lsm domain; CONTAINS InterPro DOMAIN/s: RNA-processing, Lsm domain (InterPro:IPR019181); BEST Arabidopsis thaliana protein match is: RNA-processing, Lsm domain (TAIR:AT1G24050.1); Has 30201 Blast hits to 17322 proteins in 780 species: Archae - 12; Bacteria - 1396; Metazoa - 17338; Fungi - 3422; Plants - 5037; Viruses - 0; Other Eukaryotes - 2996 (source: NCBI BLink).): MKPASATVAKVDSGGEDEKFEVGKVYAVKLTTGDQFNGIVLAYDSEPNFAVFDILFRNRYSQLVDSYLCYFAFLISSSCVCFRVFLDGLVILQEGTKPKPLDSKSLRMVNVNYITEMKNLGRVKERLAKNTLVNLDGLIEKENHAISNVEKIGFGVTAEGQMIFDAISKTLPIRWVNKEMLVMGDVFIRSPYHSDCVYGGPRMVNERVKHVLGQERKKLQLSDT; this comes from the exons ATGAAACCAGCAAGTGCTACGGTGGCTAAAGTAGACAGCGGAGGAGAGGACGAGAAATTCGAGGTGGGGAAGGTATACGCTGTCAAGCTGACCACCGGAGATCAGTTCAATGGCATCGTCTTGGCTTATGATTCTGAACCCAACTTCGCCGTTTTCGATATCCTTTTTCGAAATCGCTACTCGCAGCTCGTAGATTCTTATCTCTGCTACTTCGCCTTcttgatttcatcttcttgtgtttgttttcgCGTATTCCTTGACGGATTAGTGATTTTACAAGAAGGCACGAAGCCTAAACCTCTGGATTCGAAATCCTTACGGATGGTGAATGTGAATTACATAACGGAGATGAAGAATCTGGGGAGGGTTAAGGAACGTCTCGCTAAAAATACTTTGGTTAATCTTGATGGACtcatagagaaagagaatcatGCTATTAG TAACGTCGAGAAGATTGGTTTTGGTGTTACCGCAGAAGGGCAGATGATCTTTGACGCGATTTCTAAGAC GCTTCCTATACGCTGGGTGAACAAAGAAATGCTGGTAATGGGAGATGTGTTTATTCGTAGCCCTTATCATTCTGATTGTGTCTATGGAGGACCCCGTATGGTCAATGAACGAGTAAAGCATGTG CTGGGGCAGGAGAGAAAGAAGTTGCAACTCAGTGACACCTGA
- a CDS encoding ribosomal protein L7/L12 domain-containing protein (Ribosomal protein L7/L12, oligomerisation;Ribosomal protein L7/L12, C-terminal/adaptor protein ClpS-like; FUNCTIONS IN: structural constituent of ribosome; INVOLVED IN: translation; LOCATED IN: mitochondrion, large ribosomal subunit; EXPRESSED IN: 22 plant structures; EXPRESSED DURING: 13 growth stages; CONTAINS InterPro DOMAIN/s: Ribosomal protein L12, chloroplast (InterPro:IPR015608), Ribosomal protein L7/L12, C-terminal/adaptor protein ClpS-like (InterPro:IPR014719), Ribosomal protein L7/L12, oligomerisation (InterPro:IPR008932), Ribosomal protein L7/L12, C-terminal (InterPro:IPR013823); BEST Arabidopsis thaliana protein match is: Ribosomal protein L12 family protein (TAIR:AT4G36420.1).), which produces MSLVLRFRQHLSQTSSRLSLLSRIGGYRSYTQPAKIEDEEEEEFDQRKLPTDYDPATFDPTEHRSPPTDRVFRLVDEISSLTLLEISELGSIIMKKKGMTELPTVAVMKPGAGGGVGVGGGGGMVSQSGVSEEAKVEKTVFEIKLESFEASAKIKIIKELRSFTDLGLKEAKALVEKTPAILKAGLSKEEGEKILEKLKALGAKVVLE; this is translated from the coding sequence ATGAGCTTAGTTCTCAGATTCAGGCAACATTTATCTCAAACCTCATCCAGATTATCACTTCTTTCTCGAATCGGCGGTTACCGGAGTTACACCCAACCGGCGAagattgaagatgaagaagaagaagaattcgaTCAGAGAAAGCTCCCAACAGATTACGATCCAGCTACTTTTGATCCAACAGAGCATCGAAGTCCACCAACGGATCGTGTATTCAGACTCGTAGACGAGATCTCATCTCTAACATTATTAGAAATCTCCGAGCTTGGTTCGAttataatgaagaagaaaggtatGACGGAGTTACCAACAGTCGCTGTTATGAAACCTGGAGCTGGTGGTGGTGttggtgttggtggtggtggtgggatGGTGAGTCAAAGTGGTGTGAGTGAAGAAGCTAAAGTGGAGAAGACAGTGTTTGAGATAAAGTTGGAGTCTTTTGAAGCATCTGCTAAGATTAAGATTATTAAAGAGTTAAGGAGTTTTACTGATTTGGGTTTGAAAGAAGCTAAAGCTTTGGTTGAGAAGACTCCTGCTATTTTGAAAGCTGGTTTGtctaaagaagaaggtgagaagATTCTTGAGAAGTTGAAAGCACTTGGTGCTAAAGTTGTGTTGGAGTGA
- the TBL27 gene encoding TRICHOME BIREFRINGENCE-LIKE 27 (TRICHOME BIREFRINGENCE-LIKE 27 (TBL27); INVOLVED IN: biological_process unknown; LOCATED IN: endomembrane system; EXPRESSED IN: 18 plant structures; EXPRESSED DURING: 9 growth stages; CONTAINS InterPro DOMAIN/s: Protein of unknown function DUF231, plant (InterPro:IPR004253); BEST Arabidopsis thaliana protein match is: TRICHOME BIREFRINGENCE-LIKE 25 (TAIR:AT1G01430.1); Has 1336 Blast hits to 1321 proteins in 30 species: Archae - 0; Bacteria - 0; Metazoa - 0; Fungi - 2; Plants - 1329; Viruses - 0; Other Eukaryotes - 5 (source: NCBI BLink).) produces the protein MGLNEQQNVPSQRKIIVFIVLAFIPIALFRLCFNNPFSSIKDTSLQDSAANVVITSFSSSSQEEESQESFDHIQDEPLCDYTQGNWVRDEIGPLYNGSTCGTIKDGQNCFRHGRPDSGYLYWKWKPNECDIPRFDSNRFLDLMRDKHLAFIGDSMARNQLESLLCLLSTVSSPDLVYRNGEDNKFRRWRFESHNVTVSVYWSPFLVAGLEKSGNLDHNVLHIDRVDERWGNDLERFDTVVVSVGHWFLHPAVYYESGSVLGCHSCETSNCTEVGFYDVFRKAIRTTLRAVAGSGREVILTTFSPSHFEGRPWDSLGACNMTKPYEGKVLEGLDLDMRKIEIEEYTAAAAEVRLEVLDVTAMSVLRPDGHPGPYMYADPFKNGVPERIPNDCLHWCLPGPVDTWNEIMIEMLRRWKV, from the exons ATGGGATTAAACGAGCAACAAAATGTTCCAAGTCAGAGGAAGATCATAGTTTTTATAGTCTTAGCTTTTATACCAATAGCTCTGTTTCGACTCTGTTTTAATAATCCATTCTCCTCCATTAAAGACACCTCTCTTCAAGACTCTGCAGCTAACGTTGTGATCACTagcttctcttcatcttctcaag aagaagaaagccaaGAGAGTTTTGATCATATACAAGATGAACCTTTATGCGATTATACGCAAGGGAACTGGGTCAGAGACGAGATTGGTCCACTCTACAATGGTTCAACATGTGGAACAATCAAGGATGGTCAGAATTGTTTCCGCCATGGTAGACCTGATTCCGGTTATCTTTACTGGAAATGGAAACCAAACGAATGCGATATACCGAGATTCGACTCGAACCGGTTTCTTGATCTTATGAGAGATAAGCATCTAGCTTTTATCGGTGATTCCATGGCTAGAAATCAGCTTGAGTCTCTTTTATGCTTGCTCTCTACCGTCTCTAGCCCTGATCTCGTCTATAGAAACGGAGAAGACAATAAATTCAGAAGATGGCGTTTCGAGTCACACAACGTCACTGTCTCGGTTTACTGGTCCCCGTTTTTGGTGGCCGGTTTAGAGAAATCGGGAAACTTGGACCACAATGTATTGCACATAGACCGCGTGGATGAGAGATGGGGCAATGATTTAGAACGTTTTGATACGGTCGTAGTCTCTGTGGGACATTGGTTTCTGCATCCAGCGGTTTACTACGAGTCTGGTTCGGTTTTGGGATGTCATTCTTGTGAAACAAGTAACTGTACCGAGGTAGGGTTTTATGATGTATTTAGAAAAGCGATAAGAACAACGTTGAGAGCGGTTGCTGGAAGTGGTCGTGAGGTGATCTTGACGACATTTTCGCCATCACATTTTGAAGGACGGCCTTGGGACAGTCTCGGCGCATGTAACATGACCAAGCCGTACGAAGGGAAGGTTTTAGAAGGTCTGGACTTGGACATGCGCAAAATAGAAATTGAGGAATATACGGCGGCTGCGGCTGAGGTGAGGTTAGAGGTGTTGGACGTGACGGCTATGTCGGTACTGAGACCAGACGGACATCCTGGTCCGTACATGTACGCGGACCCGTTCAAGAACGGTGTACCGGAGAGAATTCCTAATGATTGTTTGCATTGGTGTCTACCTGGTCCTGTCGACACGTGGAACGAGATCATGATCGAGATGTTGCGGCGATGGAAGGTTTAA
- the CYCD1;1 gene encoding CYCLIN D1;1 (CYCLIN D1;1 (CYCD1;1); FUNCTIONS IN: cyclin-dependent protein kinase regulator activity; INVOLVED IN: G1 phase of mitotic cell cycle, regulation of cell cycle; LOCATED IN: nucleus; EXPRESSED IN: 23 plant structures; EXPRESSED DURING: 13 growth stages; CONTAINS InterPro DOMAIN/s: Cyclin, C-terminal (InterPro:IPR004367), Cyclin D (InterPro:IPR015451), Cyclin-like (InterPro:IPR011028), Cyclin-related (InterPro:IPR013763), Cyclin, N-terminal (InterPro:IPR006671), Cyclin (InterPro:IPR006670); BEST Arabidopsis thaliana protein match is: Cyclin D2;1 (TAIR:AT2G22490.1); Has 3455 Blast hits to 3453 proteins in 343 species: Archae - 0; Bacteria - 0; Metazoa - 1586; Fungi - 382; Plants - 1073; Viruses - 13; Other Eukaryotes - 401 (source: NCBI BLink).), translating into MRSYRFSDYLHMSVSFSNDMDLFCGEDSGVFSGESTVDFSSSEVDSWPGDSIACFIEDERHFVPGHDYLSRFQTRSLDASAREDSVAWILKVQAYYNFQPLTAYLAVNYMDRFLYARRLPETSGWPMQLLAVACLSLAAKMEEILVPSLFDFQVAGVKYLFEAKTIKRMELLVLSVLDWRLRSVTPFDFISFFAYKIDPSGTFLGFFISHATEIILSNIKEASFLEYWPSSIAAAAILCVANELPSLSSVVNPHESPETWCDGLSKEKIVRCYRLMKAMAIENNRLNTPKVIAKLRVSVRASSTLTRPSDESSFSSSSPCKRRKLSGYSWVGDETSTSN; encoded by the exons ATGAGGAGTTACCGTTTTAGTGATTATCTACACATGTCTGTTTCATTCTCTAACGAtatggatttgttttgtggaGAAGACTCCGGTGTGTTTTCCGGTGAGTCAACGGTTGATTTCTCGTCTTCCGAGGTTGATTCATGGCCTGGTGATTCTATCGCTTGTTTTATCGAAGACGAGCGTCACTTCGTTCCTGGACATGATTATCTCTCTAGATTTCAAACTCGATCTCTCGATGCTTCCGCTAGAGAAGATTCCGTCGCATGGATTCTCAAG GTACAAGCGTATTATAACTTTCAGCCTTTAACGGCGTACCTCGCCGTTAACTATATGGATCGGTTTCTTTACGCTCGTCGATTACCg GAAACGAGTGGTTGGCCAATGCAACTTTTAGCAGTGGCATGCTTGTCTTTAGCTGCAAAGATGGAGGAAATTCTCGttccttctctttttgattttcag GTTGCAGGAGTGAAGTATTTATTTGAAgcaaaaactataaaaagaaTGGAACTTCTTGTTCTAAGTGTGTTAGATTGGAGACTAAGATCGGTTACACCGTTTGATTTCATTAGCTTCTTTGCTTACAAGATCGATCCTTCGGGTACCTTTCTCGGGTTCTTTATCTCCCATGCTACAGAGATTATACTCTCCAACATAAAAG AAGCGAGCTTTCTTGAGTACTGGCCATCGAGTATAGCTGCAGCCGCGATTCTCTGTGTAGCGAACGAGTTACCTTCTCTATCCTCTGTTGTCAATCCCCACGAGAGCCCTGAGACTTGGTGTGACGGATTGAGCAAA GAGAAGATAGTGAGATGCTATAGACTGATGAAAGCGATGGCCATCGAGAATAACCGGTTAAATACACCAAAAGTGATAGCAAAGCTTCGAGTGAGTGTAAGGGCATCATCGACGTTAACAAGGCCAAGTGATGAATCCTCTTTCTCATCCTCTTCTCCTTGTAAAAGGAGAAAATTAAGTGGCTATTCATGGGTAGGTGATGAAACATCTACctctaattaa
- a CDS encoding RNA-processing, Lsm domain-containing protein has protein sequence MKPASATVAKVDSGGEDEKFEVGKVYAVKLTTGDQFNGIVLAYDSEPNFAVFEEGTKPKPLDSKSLRMVNVNYITEMKNLGRVKERLAKNTLVNLDGLIEKENHAISNVEKIGFGVTAEGQMIFDAISKTLPIRWVNKEMLVMGDVFIRSPYHSDCVYGGPRMVNERVKHVLGQERKKLQLSDT, from the exons ATGAAACCAGCAAGTGCTACGGTGGCTAAAGTAGACAGCGGAGGAGAGGACGAGAAATTCGAGGTGGGGAAGGTATACGCTGTCAAGCTGACCACCGGAGATCAGTTCAATGGCATCGTCTTGGCTTATGATTCTGAACCCAACTTCGCCGTTTTCG AAGAAGGCACGAAGCCTAAACCTCTGGATTCGAAATCCTTACGGATGGTGAATGTGAATTACATAACGGAGATGAAGAATCTGGGGAGGGTTAAGGAACGTCTCGCTAAAAATACTTTGGTTAATCTTGATGGACtcatagagaaagagaatcatGCTATTAG TAACGTCGAGAAGATTGGTTTTGGTGTTACCGCAGAAGGGCAGATGATCTTTGACGCGATTTCTAAGAC GCTTCCTATACGCTGGGTGAACAAAGAAATGCTGGTAATGGGAGATGTGTTTATTCGTAGCCCTTATCATTCTGATTGTGTCTATGGAGGACCCCGTATGGTCAATGAACGAGTAAAGCATGTG CTGGGGCAGGAGAGAAAGAAGTTGCAACTCAGTGACACCTGA
- a CDS encoding RNA-binding (RRM/RBD/RNP motifs) family protein (RNA-binding (RRM/RBD/RNP motifs) family protein; FUNCTIONS IN: nucleic acid binding; LOCATED IN: chloroplast; EXPRESSED IN: 23 plant structures; EXPRESSED DURING: 13 growth stages; CONTAINS InterPro DOMAIN/s: RNA recognition motif, RNP-1 (InterPro:IPR000504); Has 4744 Blast hits to 3664 proteins in 382 species: Archae - 19; Bacteria - 294; Metazoa - 1723; Fungi - 497; Plants - 212; Viruses - 61; Other Eukaryotes - 1938 (source: NCBI BLink).), with the protein MNGASLCNSVLLHSHSLSRFQSSSSSCSVYLISSARTTSKYISISHRIRQSFREVIEKRSNGFCSFAVNKRRSGDSVIVESDDDDEEDDEDWGEFDGEDEGEEEEEDEGEFLPMDKMKKWLEKKPRGFGLGKKYETLIEDKLLDEIEQSWKAQAANLNKLKNDPLKSQQLKRDDNLLKGTGETQIGFRVRVTNLPKKKNVHRDLKVAFKEVSGVLSITPAVSGNKKTKDPVCKGFAHVDFKTEIDANRFVKQFTGQSLAFGKVIKQIKCQVVEFTSDDSVSKEVYLDNGFKVQKLPYSGLEGDSSADVVEEEVLLGSGEESDDSEEEVDEREVEDDERNHISSSIESSPIEMTRDSNTKLKFEKQVVKREIREHEELETPLVSFQVNKSEEAAAETHLDDEQSEEAVAETLLNDELDGDDEEEVAEDNLEPLNSSLSSSEENRVDRIRRLEQKLLGKEKLLGGGVGFDKPEAKPARVEGKKKEKKKKTKILVKGQAKKGTKIEIPGSSKRLKVKEKALLTGVLVKYAAKVASTSNNDE; encoded by the exons ATGAACGGAGCTTCGCTCTGCAACTCCGTTTTgcttcattctcattctctctctcgttttcagtcatcctcttcttcttgttctgtgTATCTGATTTCTTCTGCGCGTACTACGTCTAAGTATATCTCAATTTCTCATAGAATTCGACAGAGCTTTCGAGAAGTTATTGAAAAAAGGAGTAATGGGTTTTGTTCATTCGCTGTAAACAAGCGTAGAAGTGGCGATTCCGTTATTGTGGAGtcagacgatgatgatgaagaagatgatgaagattggGGTGAAtttgatggagaagatgaaggagaagaagaagaagaagatgaaggagagTTCTTACCAATGGataagatgaagaaatggttAGAGAAAAAGCCTCGTGGATTTGGTTTAGGTAAAAAGTACGAAACTTTAATTGAAGATAAGTTGCTCGACGAAATTGAGCAAAGTTGGAAAGCTCAAGCTGCTAATCTCAATAAGCTTAAGAATGAtcctctcaagtctcaacagCTTAAGCGTGACGATAATCTCCTCAAAG GAACTGGAGAAACTCAAATTGGGTTTCGTGTTCGTGTGACTAATCTtcctaagaagaagaatgttcATAGAGATCTTAAGGTTGCGTTTAAAGAAGTAAGTGGCGTTTTGAGTATAACACCAGCTGTGTCTGGGAATAAGAAGACTAAGGATCCTGTGTGTAAAGGATTTGCTCATGTTGATTTCAAAACTGAGATTGATGCAAACAG gTTTGTGAAACAGTTCACGGGACAGAGCTTAGCATTTGGGAAGGTTATAAAGCAAATCAAATGTCAGGTTGTGGAGTTTACTTCTGATGATTCTGTATCGAAGGAAGTGTACTTAGATAACGGTTTCAAGGTGCAGAAGCTTCCGTATTCTGGTCTTGAAGGAGATTCTAGTGCtgatgttgttgaagaagaggttttgTTGGGTTCAGGGGAAGAATCGGATGATTCAGAAGAAGAGGTAGATGAAAGAGAAGTGGAAGACGATGAGCGGAATCATATCTCTAGTAGCATAGAATCTTCTCCCATTGAAATGACACGTGATTCGAATACCAAGTTAAAGTTTGAGAAACAAGTTGTGAAGCGAGAGATAAGAGAACATGAGGAACTAGAGACACCTTTAGTTTCATTCCAGGTGAATAAATCTGAGGAAGCTGCAGCGGAAACACACTTGGATGATGAACAATCTGAGGAAGCTGTAGCAGAAACACTCTTGAATGATGAACTTGATggggatgatgaagaagaagttgctGAAGACAATCTTGAACCTCTGAACAGTTCATTGTCATCCTCAGAAGAAAATAGAGTAGATAGAATCCGTAGGCTAGAGCAAAAGCTTCTCGGTAAAGAAAAACTCTTGGGTGGAGGAGTTGGCTTTGATAAACCAGAAGCAAAACCCGCTAGAGttgaaggaaagaagaaggagaaaaagaagaagacaaagattcTTGTGAAAGGCCAAGCCAAAAAGGGGACAAAGATAGAAATCCCTGGATCATCAAAGAG GTTAAAGGTGAAGGAGAAGGCTCTATTAACTGGCGTCTTAGTCAAGTATGCGGCTAAAGTTGCTTCAACCTCAAACAATGATGAATGA